One stretch of Amycolatopsis sp. 195334CR DNA includes these proteins:
- a CDS encoding UDP-N-acetylmuramoyl-L-alanyl-D-glutamate--2,6-diaminopimelate ligase: MKAVVAPPRPALTQPVPLNTLVARADARLIAPPESVENAVTGATLRAQHVLPGDLFAALPGARAHGADFADAAIAAGAAAVLTDEAGAERPAVRDAGVPVLVHPEPRQALGLMAAWIYGEPSLKLSVLGVTGTSGKTTTAYLIDSGLRAAGRTTGLIGTVETRIAGERLASAFTTPEAPDLQALFAVMVEQGVTHTAMEVSSHALALGRVTGTRFAVGAFTNLSQDHLDFHRDMEDYFAAKSLLFDGRSTTEVVVVDSAWGQALVTPHTVTVSTEPENEAAWTATELTALPTGEQSFVLHAPGGRTAAAKIPLPGEFNVANALLAAAILDVTGVDLPDIVRGIGAVEVPGRMERVHLGQPFTAVVDYAHKPAAVAQALDALRARTDGRVITVLGCGGDRDTAKRPMMGEAAAKRSDVLIVTDDNPRSEEPEPIRAAMLAGARAAGAAGVEIEEIGDRRAAIARAVELAGPGDIVLVAGKGHETGQEAHGVVHPFSDRDELEAAIRTRLGVHA; this comes from the coding sequence GTGAAGGCCGTCGTCGCACCGCCCCGGCCGGCGCTGACCCAGCCGGTACCGCTGAACACGCTGGTCGCCCGTGCGGACGCCCGGCTGATCGCGCCACCCGAGAGCGTGGAGAACGCGGTGACCGGCGCGACCCTGCGCGCCCAGCACGTCCTGCCCGGTGACCTGTTCGCCGCCCTGCCCGGGGCCCGCGCCCACGGCGCCGACTTCGCCGACGCCGCGATCGCCGCCGGTGCCGCCGCGGTGCTCACCGACGAGGCGGGTGCCGAGCGCCCGGCCGTGCGCGACGCCGGGGTGCCGGTGCTCGTGCACCCCGAACCGCGCCAGGCGCTCGGCCTGATGGCCGCCTGGATCTACGGCGAGCCGTCGCTGAAGCTCTCGGTGCTCGGCGTGACCGGGACCTCCGGCAAGACCACCACCGCGTACCTGATCGACTCCGGGCTGCGCGCGGCCGGGCGCACCACCGGGCTGATCGGCACGGTGGAGACCCGGATCGCCGGTGAGCGGCTGGCCAGTGCGTTCACCACGCCCGAGGCGCCCGATCTGCAGGCGCTGTTCGCGGTGATGGTGGAGCAGGGCGTCACGCACACCGCGATGGAGGTGTCCAGCCACGCGCTGGCGCTGGGCCGGGTCACCGGCACCCGGTTCGCGGTCGGCGCGTTCACCAACCTCTCCCAGGACCACCTGGACTTCCACCGCGACATGGAGGACTACTTCGCCGCCAAGTCGCTGCTGTTCGACGGCCGGTCCACCACCGAGGTGGTGGTGGTCGACAGCGCGTGGGGCCAGGCGCTGGTCACCCCGCACACGGTGACCGTGTCCACCGAACCGGAGAACGAGGCGGCCTGGACCGCCACCGAGCTGACCGCGCTGCCCACCGGCGAGCAGTCGTTCGTGCTGCACGCGCCGGGCGGGCGCACCGCCGCGGCGAAGATCCCCTTGCCCGGTGAGTTCAACGTGGCCAACGCGCTGCTGGCGGCGGCGATCCTGGACGTCACCGGGGTGGACCTGCCCGACATCGTGCGCGGGATCGGCGCGGTCGAGGTGCCCGGCCGGATGGAACGCGTCCACTTGGGACAGCCGTTCACCGCGGTGGTCGACTACGCGCACAAACCGGCCGCGGTGGCGCAGGCGCTCGACGCGCTGCGCGCGCGCACCGACGGCCGCGTGATCACCGTGCTCGGCTGCGGTGGCGACCGCGACACCGCCAAGCGCCCGATGATGGGCGAGGCCGCGGCCAAGCGCAGCGACGTGCTGATCGTGACCGACGACAACCCCCGCTCCGAGGAACCGGAGCCGATCCGCGCGGCGATGCTCGCCGGTGCGCGTGCGGCCGGTGCCGCGGGGGTGGAGATCGAGGAGATCGGCGACCGGCGCGCCGCCATCGCGCGTGCCGTGGAACTGGCCGGCCCCGGCGACATCGTGCTCGTCGCGGGCAAGGGCCACGAGACCGGGCAGGAGGCACACGGCGTGGTGCACCCCTTCTCCGACCGCGACGAGCTGGAAGC
- a CDS encoding MCE family protein, with protein sequence MTLGRKHRIQLIAFVVIAVVSVVYAGGNYAGLDRLLGARGYLVTARLADSGGIFVNSEVTYRGVTVGKVTELVLRPDGVDVRLDLDSDGPKIPADTAAVVANRSAVGEQYVDLRPLHENAPYLEEGSVITKDRTQIPVSPDTVLSNLDSLVSSVDPQSLRTVVDEAYLAFADAGPDLRLLLDTAGSFTTTATEHLPDTRALLADARVVLDTQRRQGDNLTSLASGLKDISAQLKESDPQVRKVIDDAPKLSRQVSDVLATSGTDLGVVFANLLTTAQITTVRVDAVEQLLVAYPVISAFSRSVTSNGEGHLGFVLNLFDPYSCTKGYEGTKQRAANDTSELPANTQAYCAEPPGSPTGVRGAQNAPYAGKPVEVPKPSPQAPAPPGQVKLPGLLDLAGLPGSENVGGLLGLPD encoded by the coding sequence ATGACCCTCGGGCGCAAGCACCGCATCCAGCTGATCGCCTTCGTGGTGATCGCGGTCGTTTCGGTGGTCTACGCCGGTGGCAACTACGCCGGGCTGGACCGGCTGCTCGGCGCCCGCGGTTACCTGGTCACCGCGCGGCTGGCCGACTCGGGCGGCATCTTCGTCAACTCCGAGGTCACCTACCGCGGGGTGACCGTGGGCAAGGTGACCGAGCTGGTGCTGCGCCCCGACGGCGTGGACGTCCGGCTGGACCTGGACAGCGACGGGCCGAAGATCCCCGCCGACACCGCCGCGGTGGTGGCCAACCGCTCGGCGGTCGGGGAGCAGTACGTCGATCTTCGGCCGCTGCACGAGAACGCGCCCTACCTCGAGGAGGGCAGTGTGATCACCAAGGACCGCACGCAGATCCCGGTTTCGCCGGACACCGTGCTGTCCAATCTGGACTCCCTGGTGTCCAGTGTGGACCCCCAGTCGCTGCGCACGGTGGTGGACGAGGCCTATCTCGCCTTCGCCGACGCCGGGCCGGACCTGCGGCTGCTGCTGGACACCGCGGGCTCGTTCACCACCACCGCCACCGAGCACCTGCCCGACACCCGGGCGCTGCTCGCCGACGCGCGCGTGGTGCTCGACACCCAGCGGCGCCAGGGCGACAACCTCACCTCGCTGGCCAGCGGGCTCAAGGACATCAGCGCGCAGCTGAAGGAGTCCGACCCGCAGGTGCGCAAGGTGATCGACGACGCGCCGAAGCTGAGCAGGCAGGTCAGCGACGTGCTGGCCACCTCGGGCACCGATCTCGGCGTGGTGTTCGCGAACCTGCTGACCACCGCGCAGATCACCACCGTGCGGGTGGACGCGGTGGAGCAGCTGCTGGTGGCGTACCCGGTGATCTCCGCGTTCAGCCGTTCGGTCACCTCCAACGGGGAGGGGCACCTCGGTTTTGTGCTGAACCTGTTCGACCCGTACTCGTGCACGAAGGGGTACGAGGGTACGAAGCAACGAGCCGCGAACGACACCAGTGAACTCCCGGCGAACACCCAGGCGTACTGCGCCGAACCGCCGGGCAGCCCGACCGGGGTGCGCGGGGCGCAGAACGCGCCGTACGCGGGCAAGCCGGTGGAGGTGCCGAAGCCGTCTCCGCAGGCCCCGGCGCCGCCGGGGCAGGTGAAGCTGCCCGGGCTGCTGGACCTGGCCGGGCTGCCCGGCTCGGAAAATGTCGGCGGGCTCTTGGGCTTGCCCGATTGA
- a CDS encoding MCE family protein: MSGRARITAVLAGTLLLGGCGEFSGMYDTPLPGGADLGDHPYRLTVQFTDVLDLVPQAAVKVADVPVGRVEEIALSEDTHYAVVKIAVNGDVVLPGNSGAELRQSSLLGEKFVELRGPAAGEAAEARLGEGAVIPLAKTNRNPEVEEVLGALSLLLNGGGIDQLRTISQELTNALSGNEADIRALLSRVDEVATELDGHKGEIVRAIDGLNRLSSTLNTQTGDLQVALDDLAPGLRVVTAQRDQLVGMLQSLDKLSGVAVSTVNASRDELIADLRALEPTLEKLAEAGSNLPTALKILPTYPFPDAAGAVVKGDYANVRARVDLNLDSLVQNFLNSSQPPIALPQNPAVPPPPSLPLPTAPPQLGVPGGGVLGGLDGLLGGILGGGG; this comes from the coding sequence ATGAGCGGGCGGGCGAGAATCACCGCGGTGCTGGCGGGCACGCTGCTGCTCGGCGGCTGCGGGGAGTTCTCCGGGATGTACGACACCCCGCTGCCGGGCGGGGCGGATCTCGGCGACCACCCGTACCGGCTGACCGTGCAGTTCACCGACGTGCTGGACCTGGTGCCGCAGGCGGCGGTGAAGGTGGCCGACGTGCCGGTCGGGCGGGTCGAGGAGATCGCGCTTTCGGAGGACACGCACTACGCGGTGGTGAAGATCGCGGTCAACGGGGACGTGGTGCTGCCCGGGAACTCCGGTGCCGAACTGCGGCAGTCCAGCCTGCTCGGCGAGAAGTTCGTCGAACTGCGCGGGCCCGCGGCCGGGGAGGCGGCGGAGGCGAGGCTCGGGGAGGGCGCGGTCATCCCGCTGGCGAAGACCAACCGCAACCCCGAGGTCGAGGAGGTGCTCGGCGCGCTTTCCCTGCTGCTCAACGGCGGTGGCATCGACCAGTTGCGCACGATCAGCCAGGAGCTGACGAACGCGTTGTCCGGCAACGAGGCCGACATCCGCGCGCTGCTGTCCAGAGTGGACGAAGTGGCCACCGAGCTGGACGGGCACAAGGGCGAGATCGTCCGGGCCATCGACGGGCTGAACCGGCTGTCCAGCACGCTCAACACGCAGACCGGGGACCTCCAGGTGGCGCTGGACGACCTCGCGCCCGGCCTGCGGGTGGTCACCGCGCAGCGCGACCAGCTCGTCGGCATGCTGCAGTCGCTGGACAAGCTCTCCGGGGTCGCGGTGAGCACGGTCAACGCCAGCCGAGACGAGCTGATCGCCGATCTGCGGGCGCTGGAGCCCACGCTGGAGAAGCTCGCCGAAGCCGGGTCGAACCTGCCGACGGCGTTGAAGATCCTGCCCACCTACCCGTTCCCGGACGCGGCGGGCGCGGTGGTCAAGGGCGACTACGCGAACGTGCGCGCCCGCGTCGACCTCAACCTGGACTCACTGGTGCAGAACTTCCTCAACTCCTCGCAGCCGCCGATCGCCCTGCCGCAGAACCCGGCGGTCCCGCCGCCGCCGTCACTACCGCTGCCGACCGCGCCGCCACAGCTGGGCGTGCCGGGCGGCGGCGTGCTGGGCGGGCTGGACGGCCTGCTCGGCGGCATCCTGGGAGGTGGGGGATGA
- a CDS encoding MCE family protein, with translation MTVETRAGRSLLSWLSLACVALLVLAAGLWFAVRDPGGTKITAFFEKTVGLYAGSAVRVLGVPVGEITEVTPQGNQVRVELRVDGGVQIPEGAGAVVVAPSLVSDRYVQLTPAYDEGPELASGAVIGTDRTATPAELDDLYGSLNELSTALGPQGANQDGALSRVLDTAAANLDGNGQNLNNTVTQLAELSRTLEGSKGDMFATVKNLKSFTEMLAGSDKQLNEFYARLSDVAGYLSSESDDVGAALTGLATSLDDVRGFVEENRDLLGSNVEKLAGITKVLVDQRGALAEVLDVGPTGMTNFINTYDAASGSIAVRYNANELAHPLMVTVCKLVSAGTPAQLPDTLGQLCQGLAPIIDGTLKVPSLSQMLNSIQNGELPPLPLPLVDLLSGNLGVK, from the coding sequence ATGACCGTCGAGACCAGGGCCGGGCGGAGCCTGCTGTCGTGGCTTTCCCTGGCGTGCGTGGCGTTGCTGGTGCTCGCCGCCGGGCTGTGGTTCGCCGTGCGCGACCCCGGTGGTACCAAGATCACCGCGTTCTTCGAGAAGACCGTCGGGCTCTACGCCGGTTCCGCGGTGCGGGTGCTCGGGGTGCCGGTCGGGGAGATCACCGAGGTGACGCCGCAGGGCAACCAGGTGCGGGTCGAGCTGCGGGTGGACGGGGGTGTGCAGATCCCCGAAGGCGCCGGTGCGGTGGTGGTGGCGCCGAGCCTGGTCAGCGACCGGTACGTGCAGCTGACGCCCGCCTACGACGAAGGACCGGAGCTGGCTTCCGGGGCGGTGATCGGCACCGACCGGACGGCCACCCCGGCCGAACTGGACGATCTCTACGGCAGTCTCAACGAGCTGTCGACCGCGCTGGGACCGCAGGGGGCCAACCAGGACGGCGCGTTGTCGCGCGTGCTGGACACCGCGGCGGCGAACCTCGACGGCAACGGGCAGAACCTCAACAACACGGTCACCCAGCTCGCCGAACTGTCCAGGACGCTGGAGGGTTCGAAGGGCGACATGTTCGCCACGGTGAAGAACCTCAAGTCGTTCACCGAAATGCTGGCGGGCAGCGACAAGCAGCTCAACGAGTTCTACGCCCGGCTGTCCGATGTGGCCGGTTACCTGTCCTCGGAGTCCGACGACGTCGGCGCCGCGCTGACCGGGCTGGCCACCTCGCTGGACGACGTGCGTGGCTTCGTGGAAGAGAACCGCGACCTGCTCGGGTCCAATGTGGAGAAACTGGCCGGGATCACCAAGGTGCTGGTGGACCAGCGGGGCGCGCTCGCCGAGGTGCTCGACGTCGGGCCGACCGGCATGACGAACTTCATCAACACCTACGACGCGGCCTCGGGCAGCATCGCGGTGCGGTACAACGCCAACGAGCTCGCGCACCCGCTGATGGTCACCGTGTGCAAGCTGGTCAGCGCGGGGACGCCGGCGCAGCTGCCGGACACGCTCGGGCAGTTGTGCCAGGGGCTCGCGCCGATCATCGACGGCACGCTCAAGGTGCCCTCGCTCTCGCAGATGCTGAACTCCATCCAGAACGGCGAACTGCCGCCGTTGCCGCTGCCGCTGGTGGACCTGCTCTCGGGCAACCTGGGGGTCAAATGA
- a CDS encoding MCE family protein — MTPLRERNQAAVGGVALVLLALVAVVTYAWNDLPLLDKGIGYSAEFAESAGLAAGNEVRVAGVTVGEVTSVELDRKKVLVEFEVERVGVPDATVASIEIKTLLGEKFLALHPAGEAPQDPADTIPLQRTRTPFELQDAFEKLSDTVQDVDTDQLAQSFNVLSDALKDTPPHLREALDGLSSLSKTVSSRDTELANLLSNTSQVSKTLSDRNAQLSRIIGDGNLLLTELQNRQDAISRLLDGTKQLSDQLSGLVADNRGQLKPALEKLGTVTDVLHRNQDNLSRSLELLAPFTRIGANATGNGRWFEGYICGLLPPVITVAGAQINPEGCTPPIAAPNQGVAPR; from the coding sequence ATGACGCCGCTGCGGGAACGGAACCAGGCCGCGGTCGGCGGCGTGGCGCTGGTGCTGCTCGCGCTGGTCGCCGTGGTCACCTACGCCTGGAACGACCTTCCCTTGCTGGACAAGGGGATCGGCTACTCGGCCGAGTTCGCCGAGTCGGCCGGGCTGGCCGCGGGCAACGAGGTGCGGGTGGCCGGGGTGACCGTCGGCGAGGTGACCTCGGTCGAGCTGGACCGGAAGAAGGTGCTGGTCGAGTTCGAGGTGGAGCGGGTGGGCGTGCCGGACGCCACGGTCGCCTCGATCGAGATCAAGACCTTGCTGGGGGAGAAGTTCCTCGCGCTGCACCCGGCCGGGGAGGCACCGCAGGACCCGGCCGACACCATTCCGCTGCAACGCACGCGCACGCCGTTCGAACTGCAGGACGCCTTCGAGAAGCTGTCCGACACCGTGCAGGACGTCGACACCGACCAGCTGGCGCAGAGCTTCAACGTGCTCTCGGACGCGCTCAAGGACACCCCGCCGCACCTGCGCGAGGCGCTGGACGGGCTGTCCTCGCTGTCGAAGACGGTGTCCTCGCGGGACACCGAACTCGCGAACCTGCTGTCGAACACCAGCCAGGTCTCGAAAACCCTGTCGGACCGCAACGCCCAGCTGTCGCGGATCATCGGGGACGGCAACCTCCTGCTCACCGAGTTGCAGAACCGGCAGGACGCGATCTCCCGGCTGCTGGACGGCACGAAGCAGCTGTCGGACCAGCTTTCCGGCCTGGTGGCGGACAACCGCGGGCAGCTGAAACCGGCGCTGGAGAAGCTCGGCACGGTCACCGACGTGCTGCACCGCAACCAGGACAACCTCAGCCGCAGCCTGGAACTGCTCGCCCCGTTCACCCGGATCGGCGCGAACGCGACCGGCAACGGGCGCTGGTTCGAGGGCTACATCTGCGGTCTGCTGCCGCCGGTGATCACCGTGGCAGGCGCGCAGATCAACCCGGAGGGCTGCACCCCGCCGATCGCCGCGCCGAACCAGGGGGTGGCCCCGCGATGA
- a CDS encoding MCE family protein: MRSFVPALLKILAFAVVTVLLTAVLGATIANTDFGDSARYSALFTDSSGLKEGDDVRIAGVKVGQVESITVSDDHRAEVNFGVDAVRELPEAVTATVKFRNLIGQRYLALGTSVDGDGKLPDGGRIPLERTQPALNLTVLFNGFEPLFKALEPAQVNQLSYEIIQVFQGEGGTIRSLLSHTASLTSAIADRDKVIGEVITNLNNVLGTVNRPGPGLGELIDQTQQLVTGLAEQRQPIGEAVSALGELTDTTAGLLAEARPPLKEDIAALGQLSGNLADSEQLLDELLGVMPGNLEKFTRTLSYGSWFNYYLCGLSGTIGISSLNITVPFLPIPTNEMPERCQPS, from the coding sequence ATGAGGAGCTTCGTGCCTGCGCTGCTGAAGATCCTGGCCTTCGCGGTGGTCACCGTGCTGCTCACCGCGGTGCTCGGGGCCACCATCGCGAACACCGACTTCGGGGACAGCGCCCGCTACAGCGCGCTGTTCACCGACTCGTCCGGGCTCAAGGAGGGCGACGACGTCCGCATCGCCGGGGTCAAGGTCGGGCAGGTGGAGTCGATCACCGTCTCGGACGACCACCGGGCCGAGGTGAACTTCGGCGTGGACGCGGTGCGCGAGCTGCCGGAGGCGGTCACCGCGACGGTCAAGTTCCGCAACCTGATCGGGCAGCGCTACCTCGCGCTCGGGACCTCCGTGGACGGGGACGGCAAGCTGCCGGACGGTGGCCGGATCCCGCTGGAGCGCACTCAGCCCGCGTTGAACCTGACCGTGTTGTTCAACGGGTTCGAGCCGTTGTTCAAGGCGCTCGAACCGGCACAGGTGAACCAGCTGTCCTACGAGATCATCCAGGTGTTCCAGGGCGAGGGCGGGACCATCCGCAGCCTGCTCTCGCACACCGCGTCGCTGACCTCGGCGATCGCCGACCGGGACAAGGTGATCGGCGAGGTGATCACCAACCTGAACAACGTGCTCGGCACGGTCAACCGGCCGGGACCCGGCCTCGGCGAGCTGATCGACCAGACGCAGCAGCTGGTCACCGGCCTGGCCGAGCAGCGTCAGCCGATCGGGGAGGCCGTGTCCGCGCTCGGTGAGCTGACCGACACCACCGCCGGGCTGCTCGCCGAAGCCAGGCCGCCGCTGAAGGAGGACATCGCCGCGCTCGGGCAGTTGTCCGGCAACCTCGCCGATTCCGAGCAGCTGCTGGACGAGTTGCTCGGCGTGATGCCGGGCAACCTGGAGAAGTTCACCCGGACGCTGAGCTACGGCAGCTGGTTCAACTACTACCTGTGCGGGCTCTCCGGCACGATCGGCATCTCCTCGCTGAACATCACCGTGCCGTTCCTGCCGATCCCCACCAACGAGATGCCGGAGAGGTGCCAGCCGTCATGA
- a CDS encoding MCE family protein, producing MNPGRRILLGRLRHQALGVLFLVVVALFFTVTIAVYNKKFVSYTAVTLETDHVGNQMREGADVKVRGMVVGEVRSIRAAGDAAVLELALDPDKTEVIPGNVNARLLPKTLFGERYVALQLPERPAEPIAAGAVIGQDRSSTAIELEQVLGNVLPLLQSVQPQKLSSTLNAVATALDGRGEQLGQTLVQLSDYLGGLNPSLPDIKADITGLADTADIYNRAAPDFLDALADLTTTTRTLVEKQTGLAEMLGTVTDASNDLTSFLAVNKDNLINLTKTVRPTLDVLAKYAPEYPCLLRQLAESVPRAEEAFGKGTDEMNHVTIRITASRGKYLPGVDEPRYDDKRGPRCYPDVPPPGRWPQYPPGGPIDDGSSKPAPPKSPGPDLPGGGGGASSLANSPEEQELISALTAPALGLPPAEVPGWGGLLVAPLYRGAEVTLE from the coding sequence ATGAACCCCGGGCGCCGCATCCTCCTCGGCCGCCTGCGCCACCAGGCGCTCGGCGTGCTGTTCCTGGTCGTGGTCGCGTTGTTCTTCACCGTGACGATCGCGGTCTACAACAAGAAGTTCGTCTCCTACACCGCGGTCACGCTGGAGACCGACCACGTCGGCAACCAGATGCGCGAGGGCGCCGACGTGAAGGTGCGCGGCATGGTGGTCGGCGAGGTGCGCTCGATCAGGGCGGCCGGGGACGCCGCCGTGCTGGAACTCGCGCTGGACCCGGACAAGACCGAGGTGATCCCGGGCAACGTGAACGCGCGCCTGCTGCCGAAAACCCTGTTCGGGGAACGGTATGTGGCGTTGCAGCTGCCGGAGCGCCCGGCGGAGCCGATCGCCGCGGGCGCGGTGATCGGGCAGGACCGCAGCAGCACCGCGATCGAGCTGGAGCAGGTGCTCGGCAACGTGCTGCCGCTGCTGCAGTCGGTGCAGCCGCAGAAGCTGTCCAGCACGCTGAACGCGGTGGCCACCGCGCTGGACGGTCGCGGTGAGCAACTCGGGCAGACCCTGGTGCAGCTCTCGGACTACCTCGGCGGGTTGAACCCTTCGCTGCCCGACATCAAGGCCGACATCACCGGGCTCGCCGACACCGCCGACATCTACAACCGCGCCGCGCCCGACTTCCTCGACGCGCTCGCGGATCTGACCACCACCACCCGGACGCTGGTGGAGAAGCAGACCGGGCTGGCCGAGATGCTCGGCACGGTCACCGACGCCTCCAACGACCTCACCAGCTTCCTCGCGGTCAACAAGGACAACCTGATCAACCTGACCAAAACCGTGCGGCCCACGCTCGACGTGCTGGCGAAGTACGCGCCCGAGTACCCGTGCCTGCTGCGCCAGCTCGCCGAATCGGTGCCCCGCGCGGAGGAAGCGTTCGGCAAGGGAACCGACGAGATGAACCATGTGACCATCCGGATCACCGCCAGCCGCGGCAAGTACCTGCCGGGGGTGGACGAGCCGCGCTACGACGACAAGCGCGGCCCGCGGTGCTATCCGGACGTGCCGCCGCCGGGCCGGTGGCCGCAGTACCCGCCGGGCGGCCCGATCGACGACGGCTCCAGCAAGCCCGCGCCGCCGAAGTCGCCGGGGCCGGACCTGCCAGGGGGTGGCGGCGGGGCGAGTTCGCTGGCGAACTCGCCGGAGGAGCAGGAGCTGATCTCCGCGCTCACCGCGCCGGCGCTGGGCCTGCCGCCCGCCGAGGTGCCCGGCTGGGGTGGGTTGCTGGTCGCGCCGCTGTACCGGGGAGCGGAGGTGACGCTCGAATGA
- a CDS encoding ABC transporter permease — protein sequence MTETKTERVPDRTLEMIARPGAFLEGFGAQLSFYARAIAWMPRTIRRYSRETLRLLTEVSFGTGALAVIGGTLGVMIGMTLFTGLIVGLQGYSALNQLGTAALTGFISAYFNTREVAPLSAGLALSATVGCGFTAQLGAMRISEEIDALEVMGVPSLPYLVTTRVLAGVTAVIPLYAVGLLSSYLASRQITIWFYGQSAGTYDHYFALFLPPEDVLWSFLKVIVFSVLVILSHCYYGYTARGGPAGVGIAVGRAVRTSIVLISVLDFFLSLAIWGTNTTVRISG from the coding sequence ATGACGGAAACCAAGACCGAGCGGGTGCCGGACCGGACGCTCGAGATGATCGCGCGGCCGGGTGCCTTCCTGGAGGGGTTCGGCGCGCAGCTGTCCTTCTACGCCCGCGCGATCGCCTGGATGCCGCGCACGATCCGCCGCTATTCACGCGAGACGCTGCGCCTGCTCACCGAGGTCAGCTTCGGCACCGGCGCGCTGGCGGTGATCGGCGGCACGCTCGGGGTGATGATCGGGATGACCCTGTTCACCGGGCTGATCGTCGGCCTGCAGGGGTATTCCGCGCTGAACCAGCTCGGTACCGCGGCGCTGACCGGGTTCATCTCCGCCTACTTCAACACCCGCGAGGTCGCGCCGCTCTCGGCCGGGCTGGCGTTGTCGGCGACGGTGGGCTGCGGGTTCACCGCGCAGCTCGGCGCGATGCGGATCTCCGAGGAGATCGACGCGCTCGAGGTGATGGGCGTGCCGAGCCTGCCGTACCTGGTCACCACCCGCGTGCTGGCCGGGGTCACCGCGGTCATCCCGCTCTACGCGGTCGGCCTGCTGTCCTCGTACCTGGCGTCGCGGCAGATCACCATCTGGTTCTACGGGCAGTCGGCGGGCACCTACGACCACTACTTCGCGCTCTTCCTGCCCCCGGAGGACGTGCTCTGGTCGTTCCTGAAGGTGATCGTGTTCAGCGTGCTGGTGATCCTGTCCCATTGCTACTACGGCTACACCGCACGCGGCGGACCGGCCGGGGTGGGCATCGCGGTCGGCCGCGCGGTGCGCACCTCGATCGTGCTCATCTCGGTGCTGGACTTCTTCCTCAGCCTGGCGATCTGGGGCACCAACACGACCGTGCGGATCTCCGGATGA
- a CDS encoding ABC transporter permease — protein MAGLATMPGTAALAQVGRLATLAWEVLRAIPRRPFQFREWIQQCWFFASVTILPTALVAIPFGAVIALQLGSLTQQIGAQSFTGAASALAIVQQASPLITALLVAGAGGSAVCADIGARKIREEIDAMEVLGVNPIQRLIVPRVLAAIVVSVLLNGLVSVVGVLGGYFFNVVMQGGTPGAYLASFNALAQLPDLWISEIKAFLYGFVAGVVAAFRGLNPSGGPKGVGDAVNQAVVITFLLLFAINVVLTAIYLRIVPPKAL, from the coding sequence ATGGCTGGCCTGGCGACGATGCCCGGCACGGCGGCACTGGCCCAGGTGGGCAGGCTCGCCACGCTGGCCTGGGAAGTGCTGCGCGCCATTCCGCGGCGGCCGTTCCAGTTCCGCGAGTGGATCCAGCAGTGCTGGTTCTTCGCCAGCGTGACCATCCTGCCCACCGCGCTGGTGGCGATCCCGTTCGGCGCGGTGATCGCGCTGCAACTCGGTTCGCTGACCCAGCAGATCGGCGCGCAGTCGTTCACCGGGGCGGCCAGCGCGCTGGCCATCGTGCAGCAGGCGAGCCCGCTGATCACCGCGCTGCTGGTGGCCGGGGCAGGCGGCAGCGCGGTCTGCGCTGACATCGGGGCGCGCAAGATCCGCGAGGAGATCGACGCCATGGAGGTGCTCGGCGTCAACCCGATCCAGCGACTGATCGTGCCGAGGGTGCTCGCCGCGATCGTGGTGTCGGTGCTGCTCAACGGCCTGGTCAGCGTGGTCGGCGTGCTCGGCGGTTACTTCTTCAACGTGGTCATGCAGGGCGGCACGCCCGGCGCGTACCTGGCCAGCTTCAACGCCCTCGCGCAGCTGCCGGACCTGTGGATCAGCGAGATCAAGGCGTTCCTGTACGGGTTCGTCGCCGGGGTGGTGGCCGCCTTCCGCGGGCTGAACCCGTCCGGCGGGCCGAAGGGCGTCGGGGACGCGGTCAACCAGGCCGTGGTGATCACCTTCCTGCTGCTGTTCGCGATCAACGTGGTGCTGACCGCGATCTACCTCCGCATCGTTCCCCCGAAGGCGTTGTGA